Proteins encoded in a region of the Planococcus citri chromosome 1, ihPlaCitr1.1, whole genome shotgun sequence genome:
- the LOC135833119 gene encoding uncharacterized protein LOC135833119 isoform X3, which translates to MKCERTITYIQSLISMDPGREIHALKKGLLWQQRERLFSRWKERYFILTRDYLHCFKRSSSSERISNMGQFIFKVKLVEVEKVEWVNKKSYSTVALVLQDRDYRILLRTNEGLEDWFELLEECTVTSKERRKALHKFGNHDTLWSNTIESSTKSNFNSNNIDNWLLSRTNPVALDQSSLSDSVPDLQHPEQRYRDAEHLWRKKSPISYQQRLSLLTDIDINNCDSSIGTPSIQSTLRGSPYQFNSDIFFVSGTGDKRYSNSACYNRSIFNAVGSFRNSNMLSPTRFAQDRFSNAGSPLSIKYRDRSHSDAYTCKTRNNTSNAANRCSYISQQPANV; encoded by the exons TCGTTGATATCGATGGATCCTGGACGTGAGATACACGCTTTGAAGAAAGGACTTTTATGGCAACAAAGGGAACGACTATTTTCCAGATGGAAGGAACGGTACTTTATACTCACCAGGGACTATTTGCACTGTTTCAAGAGATCGTCGAGCAGCGAACGAATTTCCAACATGGGACAGTTTATTTTTAAG GTCAAATTAGTCGAAGTGGAAAAAGTCGAATGGGTGAACAAGAAAAGCTACAGCACGGTTGCTCTGGTGCTTCAAGATCGAGATTACCGTATACTCCTTAGAACAAACGAAGGCCTAGAGGACTGGTTCGAATTATTAGAA gaATGTACCGTGACCAGCAAAGAGAGGAGAAAAGCTTTGCATAAGTTTGGAAATCACGATACACTCTGGTCCAATACGATCGAATCGTCCACCAAGTCTAATTTTAATAGTAATAATATCGATAATTGGCTTTTGTCGAGAACTAACCCAG TTGCTCTCGATCAATCCAGTTTATCTGACTCCGTTCCTGATCTCCAGCATCCCGAGCAACGTTATAGAGACGCTGAACACTTATGGAGGAAAAAGTCACCTATTTCATACCAACAAAGGTTATCAT TGCTGACCGATATCGATATTAATAACTGTGATAGTTCGATCGGAACGCCGTCAATTCAGTCCACACTAAGAGGTAGTCCATATCAATTCAATAGCGATATTTTCTTTGTATCag GAACCGGTGATAAAAGGTATAGCAATTCGGCATGCTACAATAGGTCAATTTTCAACGCCGTAGGATCgtttagaaattcaaatatgCTATCGCCGACGCGATTCGCTCAAGATAGATTCTCAAATGCAGGCTCGCCTTTGTCGATCAAATACCGgg aTCGATCTCATAGCGACGCTTATACCTGTAAAACGAGGAATAATACATCGAATGCGGCCAATCGTTGCAGTTATATTTCTCAACAACCCGCAAACGTgtag